In the genome of bacterium, one region contains:
- the aroA gene encoding 3-phosphoshikimate 1-carboxyvinyltransferase, translating into MNNNTKIVTPVKKPLKGNFKVPSDKSISHRAAMFASLVKEPVLISNFSLGADCLSTLSVLEKLGVEIEFQSKNSLILSNKEGFKEPKNILDAGNSGTTIRLMSGILAGQDFCSVLTGDESLRKRPMARIINPLKQMGAIIKAEDNDTKAPVSIKGTKLLGINYNSPVASAQIKSCILLAGLHAEGITTVNEPVKSRDHTERMLEYLNANIREEGTSISIGRSQLVSKPVTIPGDISSAAFFLVAGAIVPDSEIIIQDVGLNTTRTGIIDVLQRMGAEIQILNQRIDCNEEIGDIKVNYSNLKAITIDSEIVPRIIDEIPVIAVAATQAEGTTIIKGAEELRHKESDRIKAVYTELKKLGAEIEEQPDGLIIHGKTKLKGGCILETYHDHRIAMSAYIAGLIADSPIEINEFHWVNISFPEFTSLFEKLIKS; encoded by the coding sequence ATGAATAACAACACAAAAATAGTTACACCTGTAAAGAAACCCCTGAAAGGCAATTTCAAAGTTCCTTCCGACAAATCAATTTCGCATAGGGCGGCAATGTTTGCTTCTCTGGTAAAAGAGCCTGTGCTTATTTCAAATTTTTCACTGGGGGCGGACTGTCTGAGTACCCTTAGCGTGCTTGAAAAACTGGGAGTTGAAATAGAATTTCAATCAAAAAACAGTTTGATTCTTTCCAATAAAGAAGGATTTAAAGAACCTAAAAATATTCTTGATGCAGGAAATTCCGGAACAACTATAAGATTAATGTCAGGAATTCTTGCCGGACAGGATTTTTGTTCTGTTCTGACAGGCGATGAAAGCCTGAGAAAAAGACCGATGGCAAGAATAATAAACCCGCTCAAACAAATGGGTGCAATTATAAAAGCAGAAGATAATGATACAAAAGCGCCTGTTTCTATAAAAGGTACGAAATTACTTGGAATTAACTATAATTCTCCTGTTGCAAGCGCGCAGATAAAATCATGTATATTGTTGGCAGGACTTCATGCCGAAGGAATAACTACTGTTAATGAGCCTGTAAAGTCAAGAGATCATACAGAAAGAATGTTAGAGTATCTTAATGCTAATATTCGCGAAGAAGGAACTTCGATTTCGATAGGCAGATCACAACTTGTTTCAAAACCAGTTACAATACCGGGAGATATTTCTTCAGCAGCGTTTTTCCTTGTGGCAGGCGCAATAGTTCCTGATTCAGAAATAATTATTCAGGATGTAGGCTTAAATACTACGAGAACGGGAATCATTGACGTTTTGCAAAGAATGGGCGCAGAAATACAAATTTTAAACCAGCGTATAGACTGCAACGAAGAAATTGGCGATATAAAAGTAAATTATTCAAACTTAAAAGCAATTACGATAGACAGCGAAATTGTTCCGAGAATCATAGACGAAATTCCTGTTATTGCCGTAGCTGCCACTCAAGCAGAAGGAACAACGATTATAAAAGGTGCTGAAGAGCTTCGCCATAAAGAATCTGACAGAATAAAAGCTGTTTATACCGAATTAAAAAAACTTGGCGCAGAAATAGAAGAACAACCGGACGGGCTTATTATTCATGGAAAAACAAAACTCAAAGGCGGATGTATTTTAGAGACGTATCATGATCATAGAATTGCTATGTCGGCTTATATAGCAGGTTTAATAGCAGACAGCCCTATTGAAATAAATGAATTTCACTGGGTAAATATTTCTTTTCCCGAGTTTACAAGTCTTTTTGAAAAATTAATTAAAAGTTAG
- the rpmG gene encoding 50S ribosomal protein L33, with amino-acid sequence MGLKRNDRLVILACGEADCKRRNYTTRKNKKNTTGRIELKKYCPFCQKHTEHKETK; translated from the coding sequence ATGGGATTAAAAAGAAATGACAGACTGGTTATATTAGCTTGCGGAGAAGCAGACTGCAAACGCCGCAATTATACAACCAGAAAAAACAAAAAAAACACAACAGGCAGAATAGAACTTAAAAAATATTGTCCTTTTTGCCAAAAACACACTGAGCACAAGGAAACCAAATAA
- a CDS encoding 1,4-alpha-glucan branching protein domain-containing protein: protein MMSVGSFVFMLHSHLPFYRKAGMWPFGEENLYECMAETYIPILNAVNELYDEGIKAKLTIGITPILAEQLNDEHLKDGFVKYLDSRIVSVSGDLTRYPNDSVAHSQHLEYLAKFYFEWFTNVKNDFLNKYNRDLIGAFRRLQDLGCIEITTSGATHGFSPLLATDTSLNAQFKVGVEAYKNLFGRKPRGAWLPECAYRPGYEATSPEGKKYYRPAVEVAMQNNGIEYFFVESHQLEGGVSVGSRRSIGIYGNIEYIPLPVRPATGLSTYEPYWLSEAQVAVMGRNHEGGYQVWSASDGYPGDGCFREFHKKDDTSGMHYWRITSPTADLGDKMLYDPVLAMSKINENSDHYINVLYHRLNDNKLATGKDGLLMVSFDTELFGHWWFEGVEFIKQVIKKLHTHQPAIKRQTASEYLDENPPSAAITLPESSWGQGGHFWVWQNHQTEWMWPIIHGAEKRISKIVGSYPTIPEDKVLHRALNQLARENLLLQSSDWPFLVTTWQARDYAIERFRQHQENFERLAAMIENHCIDQGYLESLESVNNPFGIIDYRVYTEIKEDTLPQHSEGLSPLYT, encoded by the coding sequence ATGATGTCAGTTGGCTCTTTTGTATTTATGCTTCACAGTCACTTACCATTTTACAGAAAAGCAGGTATGTGGCCTTTTGGAGAAGAAAATCTTTATGAATGTATGGCGGAAACATATATTCCAATTTTAAACGCAGTTAATGAATTATATGATGAAGGTATAAAAGCCAAATTAACTATAGGTATTACCCCGATATTAGCTGAACAGCTTAATGATGAGCATTTAAAAGACGGTTTTGTTAAATATTTAGACTCAAGAATAGTATCCGTTTCAGGAGATTTAACCCGTTATCCTAATGACAGTGTTGCTCATTCCCAACACCTTGAATATCTGGCAAAATTTTATTTTGAATGGTTTACAAACGTAAAAAACGATTTCTTAAACAAATATAACAGGGATTTAATTGGTGCATTCAGAAGACTTCAAGATCTTGGATGTATTGAAATTACTACTTCTGGAGCTACTCACGGATTTTCTCCATTGTTAGCTACTGATACCAGCTTAAATGCGCAATTTAAAGTCGGAGTTGAAGCATACAAAAACCTGTTCGGAAGAAAACCAAGAGGAGCATGGCTTCCTGAGTGTGCTTACCGTCCGGGTTACGAAGCAACTTCACCGGAAGGAAAAAAATATTACAGACCTGCTGTTGAAGTAGCAATGCAAAATAACGGCATAGAATATTTCTTCGTTGAATCTCACCAATTAGAAGGCGGCGTTTCTGTAGGAAGCAGAAGATCAATCGGTATTTACGGAAATATTGAATATATTCCTCTGCCTGTCAGACCTGCAACAGGTTTAAGCACATACGAACCTTACTGGCTTTCCGAAGCTCAGGTTGCTGTGATGGGAAGAAACCATGAAGGCGGCTATCAGGTATGGTCAGCTTCTGACGGTTATCCCGGCGACGGATGTTTCAGAGAATTCCACAAAAAAGACGATACTTCCGGTATGCATTACTGGAGAATAACCAGCCCTACAGCAGATCTTGGCGATAAAATGCTTTATGATCCGGTTTTGGCTATGTCAAAAATAAACGAAAATTCCGACCACTATATAAACGTTCTTTATCACAGATTAAACGATAATAAACTTGCTACAGGTAAAGACGGCTTGTTAATGGTATCTTTTGATACAGAATTATTCGGTCACTGGTGGTTTGAAGGCGTTGAATTCATTAAACAGGTAATCAAAAAACTTCATACACATCAACCTGCCATAAAAAGACAAACAGCAAGTGAATATCTTGATGAAAATCCTCCGTCAGCAGCAATAACGCTTCCTGAAAGCTCATGGGGGCAGGGCGGACATTTCTGGGTATGGCAAAATCATCAAACAGAATGGATGTGGCCTATTATTCACGGTGCTGAAAAAAGAATCAGCAAGATTGTAGGAAGTTATCCGACAATTCCTGAAGATAAAGTTCTCCATAGAGCGCTTAATCAGCTTGCAAGAGAAAACCTGCTCCTTCAAAGCAGTGACTGGCCTTTCCTTGTTACAACATGGCAAGCCAGAGATTACGCTATAGAAAGATTCAGACAGCATCAAGAAAACTTTGAACGTCTTGCTGCAATGATTGAAAATCATTGTATTGATCAAGGTTATTTAGAATCACTGGAATCAGTAAATAATCCTT
- a CDS encoding N-acetylmannosamine-6-phosphate 2-epimerase, which yields MSEALDKIRKKIIISCQASSGEPIYEENCLLSIIKSVINGGASGLRLAGVRDIKATKKFSDIPIIGITKPDPLPENWKEIVYITPTFEDAKRISDAGADIIAIDGTSRKRPKENLAELIEKIKNELNKPVMADCATVEEGLMCSLMGADIISTTLSGYTQDTLDKNNEEPDFEFLKSLVKILNCPIILEGRIWTVEHARQAFDFGAHAVVIGSAVTRPQLITKRFVDLAQNNGEIK from the coding sequence GTGTCTGAAGCTTTAGATAAGATAAGGAAAAAAATAATAATTTCTTGTCAGGCGTCTTCCGGTGAGCCGATTTATGAAGAAAATTGTTTGTTAAGCATTATAAAATCAGTAATTAACGGAGGTGCCTCAGGATTAAGACTTGCGGGAGTCAGGGATATAAAGGCAACAAAAAAGTTTTCCGATATTCCGATTATAGGTATTACAAAGCCGGATCCGCTTCCTGAGAACTGGAAAGAAATAGTTTATATAACACCAACCTTTGAAGACGCCAAAAGAATTTCTGATGCAGGAGCTGATATAATAGCAATAGACGGAACTTCCAGAAAAAGACCGAAAGAAAATCTTGCCGAATTAATAGAAAAAATAAAAAATGAACTTAATAAACCTGTTATGGCAGATTGTGCAACTGTTGAAGAGGGATTAATGTGTTCTCTTATGGGCGCTGATATTATTTCGACCACTCTTTCAGGTTATACGCAGGACACTTTAGACAAAAATAACGAGGAACCCGATTTTGAATTTCTTAAAAGTCTTGTTAAAATTCTTAATTGTCCGATAATTTTGGAAGGACGTATCTGGACAGTAGAGCATGCCAGACAAGCATTTGATTTTGGGGCGCATGCTGTTGTTATAGGTTCAGCTGTAACCAGACCACAGCTTATTACAAAAAGATTTGTTGATTTGGCTCAGAATAATGGAGAAATAAAATGA
- a CDS encoding ROK family protein, giving the protein MISKNKTVMGIDIGGTKIIIGCVSKGKIVGEPFSCKTPSTSEGILNVVLEGIETFNYDFNIKAIGIATAGTVNQQNTRVVGSTGNLPKGYADINFKEEIEKKFEIKTLVENDANAAAYAEFKAGAAIGHMNTITVTLGTGVGGGIIVDGKLLRGKTGAGAEVGHMPLSWEKKRKCTCGDWDCWEAYASGTGYAITAREMAEKISPEDRTGILKDKEISKLTTHDIIAGLKQGDDFCKKVHNTWLEFVLIGLISLTNVFDPDSIVLSGGMAKFIDFEDLNRRLDERCHISKTKILHACAENNAGILGGAMLALEKLC; this is encoded by the coding sequence ATGATCTCAAAAAACAAAACCGTCATGGGAATCGATATAGGTGGAACTAAAATCATTATAGGGTGTGTTTCTAAGGGAAAAATTGTAGGGGAACCGTTTTCCTGCAAAACTCCAAGCACCTCTGAAGGGATTTTAAACGTTGTTCTGGAAGGTATAGAAACTTTTAACTATGATTTTAATATTAAAGCAATCGGAATAGCCACTGCCGGTACCGTAAATCAGCAAAACACAAGGGTTGTCGGCTCAACAGGAAATCTTCCCAAAGGCTATGCGGATATTAATTTTAAAGAAGAAATAGAAAAGAAATTTGAAATAAAAACTCTGGTGGAAAATGATGCCAATGCGGCAGCTTACGCCGAATTTAAAGCAGGGGCGGCAATCGGGCACATGAACACAATCACTGTAACATTAGGAACAGGTGTAGGTGGAGGAATTATAGTAGACGGAAAACTCCTCAGAGGAAAAACAGGAGCCGGAGCAGAAGTTGGACACATGCCTCTTTCATGGGAAAAGAAAAGAAAATGCACTTGCGGAGATTGGGACTGTTGGGAAGCTTATGCTTCCGGAACTGGTTATGCAATCACTGCAAGAGAAATGGCCGAAAAAATTTCTCCTGAAGACAGAACAGGAATTTTAAAAGATAAAGAAATAAGCAAATTAACAACACATGACATAATTGCAGGTCTTAAACAAGGTGATGACTTCTGTAAAAAAGTACATAATACATGGTTGGAATTTGTTTTAATCGGTTTAATAAGTCTTACAAATGTTTTTGATCCTGACAGCATTGTTTTGAGCGGGGGCATGGCAAAGTTTATTGATTTTGAGGACTTAAACAGAAGGCTTGATGAAAGATGTCATATTTCAAAGACAAAAATACTCCATGCTTGTGCCGAAAATAATGCCGGAATTCTCGGCGGAGCAATGCTTGCTCTGGAAAAATTATGCTAA